The following proteins are encoded in a genomic region of Phycisphaerae bacterium:
- a CDS encoding endonuclease/exonuclease/phosphatase family protein, with protein sequence MKFAVRRSVALLFASSAFLFLSAAFGADDSPPAVPSAGGPGIIDWKDAHKFIDEEVVVQGWIVQARSIGQITFLNFDRERTVTAIVRQRNYKNFSKPPEEMYAGKFVRILGTVTEYRGKPQIEVTQPGQVTVFEKEEPIPADRVAVPRPPVKKREFTGSVRIACYNVENLFDAHDDPYTKDESTDPKSEAQLSKLAATIRALDADVIALEEVEHRGVLEAFVKRYIGDLGYRNVVLIEGNDARGIDCALITWLPVGPVTSHRHVEFSDGSGGKMTFRRDLLQVRLEPPAAPSFDVFVVHLKCCGGDDDIRIRNAEAVAVRKILDDQLKSDPGSRFVICGDFNDRWDSQTIKLIRGSGEGMLKDFLSDLPEGALTYNKPPHLSMIDFILASPAMARHYVAKSYRIIDGETAKAASDHYPVRADFNLKGRSGDE encoded by the coding sequence ATGAAATTCGCCGTCCGACGGAGCGTCGCGCTCCTGTTCGCCTCGTCCGCCTTCCTGTTTCTGTCGGCTGCCTTTGGAGCTGACGACTCGCCGCCAGCCGTTCCATCGGCCGGCGGTCCCGGCATCATCGACTGGAAGGATGCTCACAAGTTCATCGACGAGGAGGTTGTCGTTCAGGGCTGGATCGTCCAGGCGCGGAGTATCGGACAGATCACATTCCTGAATTTCGATCGCGAGCGCACCGTGACGGCCATCGTTCGCCAGAGGAACTACAAAAATTTTTCCAAACCGCCCGAAGAGATGTACGCGGGCAAATTTGTTCGAATTCTCGGCACGGTGACCGAATACCGCGGCAAGCCGCAGATTGAAGTGACGCAGCCCGGACAGGTCACGGTCTTCGAGAAGGAAGAGCCGATCCCGGCCGATCGCGTGGCGGTGCCGCGACCTCCAGTTAAGAAGCGCGAGTTCACCGGCAGTGTGCGAATCGCGTGCTACAACGTGGAAAATCTCTTTGACGCCCACGACGATCCATACACCAAGGACGAATCCACCGACCCGAAATCCGAGGCCCAGCTCTCGAAGCTGGCCGCCACGATCCGGGCACTTGATGCGGACGTCATCGCGCTGGAAGAGGTGGAGCATCGCGGTGTCCTCGAAGCGTTCGTGAAGCGATACATCGGCGACCTCGGGTATCGCAATGTCGTGTTGATCGAGGGGAACGATGCCCGTGGGATCGACTGCGCACTCATCACATGGTTGCCGGTGGGGCCGGTGACCTCGCATCGGCATGTGGAGTTCAGCGATGGTTCAGGCGGGAAAATGACCTTCCGGCGCGACCTGCTTCAGGTCCGGTTGGAGCCTCCAGCCGCCCCGAGCTTCGATGTGTTTGTTGTACATCTCAAATGTTGTGGCGGGGACGACGACATCCGCATTCGAAACGCTGAGGCCGTGGCCGTCCGAAAGATCCTGGACGATCAGTTGAAGAGCGATCCGGGTTCGCGATTCGTTATCTGCGGCGATTTCAATGATCGCTGGGATAGCCAGACGATCAAGCTTATTCGCGGCAGCGGGGAGGGCATGCTCAAAGACTTTCTATCGGATTTGCCGGAAGGGGCTTTGACCTACAACAAGCCGCCACATTTGAGCATGATCGACTTCATTCTGGCGTCGCCTGCGATGGCCAGGCATTATGTGGCCAAGTCATATCGAATCATCGATGGCGAAACGGCAAAGGCTGCGTCGGATCATTACCCGGTTCGGGCAGACTTCAATTTGAAGGGTAGATCGGGAGACGAGTGA
- a CDS encoding AAA family ATPase: MTTKSPPKPFSVASTMNPGATIEQPPTPTAASADSAATSSSTVSAQWYPKPVKSFADAGVDTGVVEGLILKYLSGVGSATGGMIAKELCLPGEPIIEYLAQLKHQQIVVHVGAAAMGDFTYRLTDAGMDRARRYMQESMYVGPAPVPVDQYIAAMRAQTITKCHPKQDDLNRAFSDLLVSHEMFEILGPAINSGRGMFLYGYPGNGKTSIAERITRCFGDSIYIPKCLICDGFIIKLFDAANHTVVEQRSETIFKKDKIDDRWVRIARPTIIVGGELTMETLEIQYNETSKVCEAPVQLKSNCGTLVIDDFGRQRMRPVELLNRWIVPLEKRFDFLTMPNGKKLQVPFDQLIIFSTNLEPKDLCDDAFLRRIPYKINVPDPTESQYRQLYEFVAPGLGFKIDDEARSAIDYLVDTYYKKTGRPFRCCQPRDLMLQVKNRCLYTGRDMSLTPEMFDYAASVYFTVM; encoded by the coding sequence ATGACCACGAAGTCTCCGCCCAAGCCATTCAGTGTGGCATCGACGATGAACCCAGGCGCTACCATTGAGCAACCACCGACGCCGACCGCTGCGAGCGCGGACTCCGCGGCGACCTCGTCCTCAACGGTTTCGGCGCAGTGGTACCCGAAGCCGGTGAAGTCATTCGCCGATGCGGGCGTGGATACGGGGGTGGTCGAGGGCCTGATCCTGAAGTATCTCTCAGGCGTCGGCTCCGCGACTGGTGGAATGATCGCGAAGGAGCTGTGTCTGCCGGGAGAGCCCATTATTGAGTACCTGGCTCAACTAAAACACCAGCAGATCGTCGTTCACGTCGGCGCGGCCGCGATGGGCGACTTCACCTATCGACTCACGGACGCCGGCATGGACCGGGCGCGTCGGTACATGCAGGAATCGATGTACGTCGGGCCTGCACCGGTGCCGGTCGATCAGTACATCGCGGCGATGCGCGCCCAGACCATCACGAAATGTCACCCGAAACAAGATGACCTCAATCGGGCATTCTCCGATCTGCTGGTCAGCCATGAGATGTTTGAGATCCTCGGTCCGGCGATCAACAGCGGGCGAGGTATGTTTCTTTATGGCTATCCCGGAAACGGCAAGACGAGCATTGCAGAGCGCATTACGCGCTGTTTCGGGGACAGCATCTACATTCCGAAGTGTCTGATCTGCGACGGGTTCATCATCAAACTATTCGATGCAGCCAACCACACGGTTGTGGAACAACGAAGCGAGACGATCTTCAAGAAAGACAAGATCGACGATCGCTGGGTGCGGATCGCGCGCCCGACGATCATTGTCGGCGGCGAACTGACCATGGAGACGCTCGAAATCCAATACAACGAGACGAGCAAGGTCTGCGAGGCGCCCGTGCAGTTGAAGTCGAACTGCGGAACGCTCGTCATCGACGACTTCGGCCGTCAGCGCATGCGGCCGGTCGAGTTGCTGAATCGGTGGATCGTTCCGCTGGAGAAGCGCTTCGACTTTCTCACGATGCCGAACGGAAAGAAGCTTCAGGTGCCGTTTGACCAGTTGATTATCTTTTCGACCAACCTGGAACCGAAAGATCTATGCGACGACGCCTTTCTCCGGCGTATTCCGTACAAGATCAACGTGCCGGACCCGACCGAATCGCAATATCGACAGTTGTATGAATTCGTCGCGCCGGGGCTGGGATTCAAGATCGATGACGAAGCAAGGTCCGCGATTGACTACCTCGTGGACACCTACTACAAGAAGACCGGCCGCCCATTCCGCTGCTGCCAGCCGCGCGACCTCATGCTCCAGGTGAAGAACCGGTGTTTGTACACAGGCAGAGACATGTCACTGACACCGGAGATGTTCGACTATGCGGCATCGGTGTATTTCACGGTGATGTGA
- a CDS encoding rhodanese-like domain-containing protein produces MTSSIKLLLSAAVILSMYGCTSRDHVRETETNAPADEVHGKDHVAVGTSNRLRSPEVSHVSDRHDVRHDISLEEIRLHVQDMSAVLIDARSPEDFAKGHVRGAINFPAGRMDEYLPEVSRNVPPEQLVIIYCSGASCESGDMVYEYLKQLGYRNMRVYKPGWQLLASAKDLQ; encoded by the coding sequence ATGACCAGTTCAATCAAGCTTCTGCTTTCTGCGGCGGTCATCTTGTCAATGTACGGGTGCACCAGCCGGGACCACGTCCGCGAGACCGAAACCAACGCCCCGGCAGACGAGGTCCATGGAAAGGATCATGTTGCCGTCGGTACGTCCAATCGACTCCGTTCGCCGGAGGTGTCGCATGTCTCCGATCGGCACGACGTTCGCCATGACATCTCGCTTGAAGAGATTCGACTGCACGTCCAGGACATGTCGGCCGTTTTGATCGATGCACGCAGCCCCGAAGACTTTGCCAAAGGGCACGTCCGCGGCGCCATCAATTTTCCGGCTGGTCGCATGGACGAATATCTGCCGGAAGTGTCGCGGAATGTTCCACCGGAACAACTCGTCATCATCTACTGTTCCGGCGCCTCCTGCGAATCCGGCGACATGGTGTACGAGTACCTCAAACAGCTTGGCTACCGAAATATGCGTGTGTACAAGCCCGGTTGGCAGCTTCTCGCGTCAGCGAAAGATCTGCAATAG
- a CDS encoding DEAD/DEAH box helicase, which translates to MAAAAFHIGGYTARAFSLFAGDLAQLNLASYERSLVHLMRRDVASLRQRSSSWLNAVDNSDAGIAQRLQEHEAFTVDDALAIALTRTFHKATGAFEAALMVGDLRLLQTAAGLIERGLAEAAEACHVPLWWSFFVAKHLFDDLWHHSLHVVVPVDGGPDDWPVLRSRFIQLMSARPIAEIDLWPSQLDAASRVIDTADDLVVALPTSAGKTRIAELCILRTLANNQRVVYVTPLRALSAQVESGLARTFCPLGFSVSSVYGASGVAVADLDTLKSGKVVVATPEKLDFAIRQEPTIINDVGLIVLDEGHMIGLSEREIRYEMLVQRLLRRSDAAQRRLVCLSAVFADGDAFDDFTTWIRADAPGAAVRSTWRPTRQRPGTLQWHSSGGRLELSVEGETPFVPRFVEPEQPKGRRKRSFPAEVQELIVAATTAFLKRGQSVLVYCPIKSSVEATAQAFLKAHEQGYFTTALSAGHTSLIADALRVGHEWLGATHPAVRSLSLGIAVHHGSLPRPFLSEVETLLKQKVLSVCISSPTLAQGLDLCFSVLIFRSLWRNRSLIPAKEFANVIGRVGRAFVDLDGIYVLPILEGAANKARQRAREFLSLIEAAGQRQLESGVRLLIELIVRVLRERLSLTDDTLVEYVLNQQSSWTVSATGSEDTYPTGLALALNELDTAILGIVDALEMPIDQLGNYVDQCLQSSYWQRRLRRTDPALKRIHEAVIRGRAQWLWSRTDINRRRGFFAAGVGFEAGKAIDDHASALASLLQSAEEAFGEDNVEQGLQAIIAIAKVLFEIKPFAPEELVTNWEQCLSHWITGAPMSEYHDPDAMGFIQNDVVYRLVWGVEAARVHLHHITGSDEVPGGMLALFLTYGVPDRQAALFLQAGLNSRRLAYQAARKTGQVFSDLTDLGMWIATIRSGEIADLDWSDAADLAAWTAFVRRFEHHEHAWWQQIDESVQVTWRTTTLAPGSVVRLVRTPESGGASVLDASFMRVGDATYPVSVHSDHCFGTVSHDSQAVDVSMYGLSRPPPWISD; encoded by the coding sequence ATGGCTGCCGCAGCGTTTCATATCGGCGGTTACACCGCCCGCGCGTTCAGTCTATTCGCGGGAGATTTGGCACAGCTAAATCTCGCGTCCTATGAACGATCGCTCGTACATCTAATGCGACGTGACGTTGCATCGCTTCGTCAACGTAGCTCCTCCTGGCTAAACGCGGTTGACAACTCCGACGCCGGAATTGCACAACGACTTCAGGAGCACGAAGCGTTCACTGTCGATGATGCACTGGCGATCGCACTGACGCGCACGTTTCACAAGGCTACGGGGGCCTTTGAAGCGGCACTCATGGTTGGCGACCTTCGTCTCTTGCAAACGGCTGCTGGCCTTATCGAGCGAGGGCTAGCTGAAGCGGCGGAAGCCTGCCACGTACCGCTCTGGTGGTCCTTCTTCGTCGCGAAGCACCTTTTTGATGATCTGTGGCACCATTCACTTCATGTAGTCGTGCCGGTTGACGGTGGGCCTGACGATTGGCCGGTGTTACGAAGCAGGTTCATTCAGCTTATGAGTGCTCGTCCGATTGCCGAAATCGACCTATGGCCGTCGCAGCTAGACGCCGCGAGTCGCGTGATCGATACCGCTGACGATCTCGTCGTGGCGCTTCCTACTAGTGCTGGTAAGACCCGAATCGCTGAACTTTGCATTCTCAGGACTCTCGCAAACAACCAGCGCGTTGTTTATGTTACCCCGCTTCGCGCGTTGTCAGCACAAGTCGAAAGTGGCTTAGCTCGGACATTTTGTCCGCTTGGGTTTTCCGTTTCATCGGTGTATGGGGCCAGCGGAGTGGCGGTTGCTGATCTTGACACTCTCAAATCCGGGAAGGTCGTCGTCGCCACGCCGGAAAAGCTCGACTTTGCGATTCGGCAGGAACCGACGATTATTAACGATGTAGGCCTAATAGTGCTCGACGAAGGCCATATGATTGGCTTGAGCGAGCGTGAGATTCGCTATGAAATGTTGGTTCAACGGTTGCTCCGCCGAAGCGACGCCGCCCAACGACGGCTCGTGTGCCTATCCGCAGTATTCGCAGATGGTGATGCCTTCGACGATTTTACAACGTGGATTCGTGCCGATGCGCCGGGAGCAGCGGTGCGGTCTACGTGGCGTCCGACACGACAGCGTCCGGGCACTCTGCAATGGCATAGTTCTGGGGGTAGGCTTGAGCTAAGCGTAGAGGGCGAAACTCCGTTTGTGCCACGCTTCGTCGAACCGGAGCAACCGAAGGGGCGAAGGAAACGATCCTTTCCAGCGGAAGTGCAAGAGCTCATTGTTGCCGCCACGACCGCCTTCCTCAAACGCGGCCAATCGGTGCTCGTATACTGCCCGATTAAGTCCTCGGTCGAGGCGACCGCACAGGCGTTCCTGAAAGCCCACGAACAAGGGTATTTCACGACGGCGTTGTCAGCCGGGCATACATCGCTGATCGCAGATGCGCTACGCGTCGGCCACGAATGGCTTGGTGCGACTCACCCGGCCGTGCGTAGTCTTTCTCTCGGGATCGCTGTCCATCACGGTTCCTTACCAAGACCATTCTTGAGCGAAGTTGAAACGCTTCTAAAGCAGAAAGTCCTCAGTGTGTGCATTTCATCCCCGACGCTGGCTCAGGGACTAGATTTGTGCTTTAGCGTATTGATATTCCGTTCACTGTGGCGCAACCGTTCACTTATCCCCGCCAAAGAATTTGCGAACGTGATTGGCCGTGTCGGGCGCGCCTTTGTCGATTTGGACGGCATTTACGTTTTGCCGATTCTGGAGGGTGCGGCGAATAAGGCGCGTCAGCGAGCGCGAGAGTTCTTATCCCTCATTGAAGCCGCGGGGCAGCGACAATTAGAGAGCGGAGTGCGGTTGCTTATCGAGTTGATAGTGCGCGTGCTGCGGGAGAGGCTCAGCCTGACTGACGACACATTGGTTGAATATGTCCTTAACCAGCAGAGCTCGTGGACTGTATCGGCAACTGGTTCCGAAGATACCTATCCCACGGGGCTTGCGCTTGCGCTTAATGAGCTGGATACAGCAATTCTGGGGATTGTTGACGCTCTTGAAATGCCGATCGACCAACTAGGCAATTACGTAGACCAGTGCCTTCAGAGTTCCTATTGGCAACGCCGTCTCCGTCGCACTGATCCGGCTCTCAAACGGATCCATGAAGCGGTTATTCGCGGGCGCGCGCAGTGGCTGTGGTCTAGAACCGATATCAATCGACGCCGCGGGTTCTTTGCTGCCGGAGTGGGATTTGAAGCGGGAAAGGCCATCGACGATCACGCCAGCGCGTTGGCCTCGCTTCTGCAATCCGCCGAGGAGGCATTTGGAGAGGACAACGTCGAGCAAGGACTTCAGGCCATTATTGCTATTGCTAAGGTACTGTTTGAAATCAAGCCATTTGCTCCTGAGGAGCTCGTTACCAACTGGGAGCAGTGCCTGTCTCATTGGATCACGGGGGCACCAATGAGCGAATATCATGACCCGGACGCAATGGGCTTCATTCAGAATGACGTTGTCTATCGCCTCGTGTGGGGAGTTGAGGCGGCACGCGTCCACCTTCATCACATTACGGGCTCCGACGAGGTTCCGGGCGGTATGTTGGCCTTGTTCTTAACGTATGGAGTTCCCGATCGTCAGGCCGCCCTGTTCTTGCAGGCGGGTCTGAACTCACGCCGTTTGGCGTACCAAGCCGCTAGAAAAACAGGGCAAGTATTTTCCGATCTCACGGACCTCGGAATGTGGATCGCGACTATTCGTAGCGGTGAGATCGCTGACCTTGATTGGAGTGATGCAGCAGACCTAGCTGCGTGGACAGCGTTCGTGCGTCGATTTGAGCATCACGAGCATGCGTGGTGGCAACAGATCGACGAATCAGTGCAAGTGACGTGGAGGACAACTACATTGGCTCCCGGGTCCGTAGTGCGCCTCGTGCGTACGCCTGAGTCAGGGGGCGCGAGTGTGCTTGACGCGTCTTTCATGCGAGTCGGAGATGCAACGTATCCGGTGAGCGTTCATAGTGATCATTGTTTTGGAACGGTAAGTCACGATTCGCAGGCTGTGGACGTGTCGATGTATGGGCTTTCAAGACCGCCACCTTGGATCTCCGACTGA
- a CDS encoding DUF1837 domain-containing protein, translating into MAKHFFREWMDRQQPEPKLPDFVVMREKKGATEAVRAALRSAALDHLVGLALIERMGDLPETAAFIRNKIPTGTRTRSGDLGEILASEYIDQCTEFTVPIKRLRWKDDRETTMRGNDVIALCKRSEHFAILKAESKSRATLGESVITEAIEGLEKHSGRPNPSSLAFISARLREQARDAEAAIFEGLQRRPPRKGALEHLVFTFSGNDAAAHLRKHAQVKRGAIRRHVVGCVVERHQDFIKATFEDLDATAR; encoded by the coding sequence ATGGCCAAGCATTTTTTTCGCGAGTGGATGGATCGACAGCAGCCAGAACCAAAGCTGCCCGACTTCGTCGTCATGCGCGAAAAGAAGGGGGCGACAGAGGCGGTCAGAGCGGCGCTACGGTCCGCAGCCTTGGATCATCTTGTAGGCCTCGCACTGATAGAGCGAATGGGAGACCTTCCTGAAACAGCGGCGTTCATTCGAAACAAGATTCCGACGGGCACGCGCACGAGGTCTGGCGATCTCGGCGAAATATTGGCAAGCGAGTACATCGACCAATGCACGGAGTTTACGGTACCGATCAAACGACTTCGATGGAAGGACGATCGCGAGACCACCATGCGAGGCAATGACGTAATAGCGCTGTGCAAACGTTCCGAGCACTTCGCGATATTGAAGGCCGAGTCTAAGAGTCGCGCCACGCTCGGCGAATCTGTGATTACGGAGGCCATCGAAGGCCTGGAGAAGCACTCCGGACGACCGAACCCGAGTTCGCTCGCCTTCATTTCTGCTCGACTTCGCGAACAGGCACGGGATGCTGAGGCCGCGATCTTTGAGGGCCTTCAACGAAGGCCACCGCGCAAGGGTGCGCTTGAGCACCTTGTGTTTACATTCTCGGGAAACGACGCAGCAGCACATCTAAGGAAGCACGCTCAAGTAAAGCGTGGGGCAATCCGTCGTCACGTCGTGGGCTGCGTGGTAGAACGGCATCAGGATTTCATAAAGGCCACCTTCGAGGATCTCGATGCCACAGCCCGCTAG
- a CDS encoding type I restriction endonuclease subunit R — MFTDINSEDRLVQKTVAEYLHDQHHWESIYAWNEETFGVTGTLGRASERDTVLVRDIRDAISRLNPTLPPTSIEDAIAKLTRHDFSRSMVQHNREFYVWIRDGVPVTYRDESGQLRDTRARLIDFSNPESNRFVAVRELKIQGLRVPHYNRRADIVCFVNGLPLVFIELKAVYVNIRAGYDGNLSDYFDTIPHVFHHNAFLVVSNGDKARYGSITSPWEHFHEWKRQDEKDRGGLDAKRLLDGMLAKDRLLDIVENFVLFDESKPGATRKVVARNHQVIGVNNAVESVQYQEELKKQFPPDERQKYRVALVEPKPVEPIPDAEHALVPVANTGPRELAIIERAHPDLGRLGVFWHTQGSGKSYSMIFFAEKVRRTLAGNFTFVIMTDREDLDDQIYRSFRGCDAVNEKTPRASTGEDLKRLLKEDHRYIFSLIHKFNQDVTPETPYSPRDDIIVISDEAHRTQSGRLARNMRLALPNAAFIGFTGTPLFKYDHLTRRIFGKYVSRYDFERSRQDGSTVKLIYENRGEKLGLTRLALNDEIAEKIEQADLDPDQTALLEKLLGKDYEVITADDRLDKIADDFVEHCSARWESGKSMLVCIDKVTCARMYQRIIPRWQQRTVELEATLAAGHATLAATADADQREKLAKDVAALEGRIGWMKSTLIEIIVSEGQNEVRDFAKWGFDIRPHRSTHKLGFETADGKRTGVEDAFKDPEHPFRVAIVCAMWLTGFDVECLSTLYIDKPMKAHTLMQAIARANRVYPGKACGVIVDYNGMLKSLREALAQYALGDEDGTGGGGGAAGPGGDGTGGGIVAPIEELLASLLEAIETTEQHLAGLGFDISRLRGATGFTRIEAMHDAVEALYSSDAAKRRYEIMARQVFIRFKALVMEPSVFQYVERHDNIEAIYKKLEERRDTADVTSLLKELHRIVNAAIAAHGLGGDQAEGLTVDLSKVNFERLRAEFARRATRPQTAIQDIRTLIEAKLQAMLARNPQRMDYYRKYQEIIADYNREKDRATVEDTFARLLDLAQNLDAEQQRAVREGLSEDELALFDLLYRDDIGKKDRERLKVASRDLLASLLGILKDMEHWTANTKTQAEVEVFILDRLIDSLPEPPYTMQDKEQAAKRVYGYVWQRSATGTPFAPAAA; from the coding sequence ATGTTCACTGACATTAACAGTGAAGACCGCCTCGTGCAGAAGACTGTCGCGGAGTACCTCCACGACCAGCACCACTGGGAGAGCATTTACGCTTGGAACGAGGAAACCTTCGGCGTGACCGGAACGCTCGGCCGGGCAAGCGAACGTGACACCGTGCTCGTGCGTGACATTCGCGATGCGATCTCCCGGCTGAATCCGACCTTGCCCCCGACCTCCATCGAAGATGCCATCGCCAAGCTCACGCGCCACGATTTTTCGCGATCGATGGTGCAGCACAATCGCGAATTCTACGTTTGGATTCGTGACGGTGTGCCCGTCACCTACCGCGACGAGAGCGGGCAGCTTCGCGATACGCGGGCGCGACTGATCGACTTCAGTAATCCCGAGAGCAATCGCTTTGTGGCCGTGCGCGAACTGAAGATTCAGGGCCTTCGTGTTCCCCACTACAACCGTCGAGCTGATATCGTTTGTTTCGTAAATGGACTGCCGCTCGTGTTCATAGAATTGAAGGCCGTGTACGTAAACATCCGGGCCGGGTACGACGGCAACCTGAGCGATTACTTTGACACGATTCCGCACGTATTCCACCACAACGCATTTCTTGTCGTCAGCAACGGCGATAAGGCTCGCTACGGTTCGATCACCAGCCCATGGGAGCACTTCCACGAATGGAAGCGGCAGGACGAGAAGGACAGGGGCGGGCTTGATGCAAAGCGGCTGCTAGACGGCATGCTCGCCAAAGACCGCCTACTCGACATCGTTGAGAACTTCGTGCTGTTCGATGAGAGCAAGCCCGGAGCGACGCGGAAGGTCGTCGCCCGCAATCACCAGGTCATCGGCGTAAACAACGCCGTCGAATCCGTCCAGTACCAGGAGGAATTGAAAAAGCAGTTTCCGCCCGACGAGCGGCAAAAGTATCGGGTCGCATTGGTTGAGCCCAAGCCCGTCGAACCGATTCCGGATGCTGAGCACGCGTTGGTACCAGTCGCAAACACAGGTCCGCGAGAACTCGCGATCATCGAGCGAGCACATCCCGACTTGGGGCGATTGGGAGTCTTCTGGCACACACAGGGAAGCGGCAAGTCTTATTCGATGATTTTCTTCGCCGAGAAAGTCCGCCGGACGCTGGCCGGTAATTTTACGTTCGTCATCATGACAGACCGGGAGGACTTGGACGACCAGATTTACCGTTCATTCCGTGGATGCGACGCAGTCAATGAGAAGACGCCGCGAGCCAGCACAGGCGAGGACCTCAAGCGGCTGCTCAAGGAGGATCACCGATACATTTTCAGCCTCATTCACAAATTCAATCAGGACGTGACGCCTGAGACGCCGTACAGCCCACGGGACGACATCATTGTGATTTCCGACGAGGCTCACCGGACGCAATCCGGTCGTCTCGCCCGCAATATGCGACTCGCGTTGCCAAACGCAGCGTTCATCGGCTTCACGGGCACCCCGCTCTTCAAGTACGACCACCTCACCCGCCGGATCTTCGGGAAGTACGTTTCGCGATACGACTTCGAGCGATCGCGGCAGGATGGATCGACCGTCAAGCTCATATACGAGAACCGAGGCGAGAAGCTCGGACTTACGCGCCTCGCATTGAATGACGAAATTGCGGAGAAGATTGAGCAGGCTGACTTAGACCCTGACCAAACTGCGCTCTTGGAGAAGTTGCTCGGCAAGGACTACGAGGTCATCACGGCCGACGACCGGCTTGACAAAATCGCCGACGACTTTGTGGAGCACTGCTCTGCACGTTGGGAATCGGGCAAGTCGATGCTCGTGTGCATCGACAAGGTGACGTGCGCCCGCATGTATCAGCGGATCATTCCGCGTTGGCAGCAGCGGACTGTCGAGCTTGAAGCGACGCTGGCTGCCGGACACGCGACGTTGGCGGCGACCGCGGACGCCGACCAGCGAGAGAAGCTGGCCAAGGACGTGGCGGCGCTTGAGGGCCGCATCGGGTGGATGAAATCGACGCTCATCGAAATCATCGTCAGTGAGGGACAGAACGAAGTCAGAGATTTCGCCAAGTGGGGCTTCGACATCCGGCCGCACCGCAGCACACACAAACTCGGATTCGAGACGGCGGACGGCAAGCGGACCGGCGTCGAGGACGCCTTCAAAGACCCTGAGCACCCCTTCCGAGTCGCCATTGTCTGCGCCATGTGGCTTACCGGCTTCGACGTGGAGTGCCTTTCGACCCTTTACATCGACAAGCCGATGAAGGCTCATACGTTGATGCAGGCAATCGCCCGTGCAAATCGCGTGTACCCCGGCAAGGCCTGCGGCGTCATCGTCGATTACAACGGGATGCTGAAAAGCCTTCGAGAGGCCCTTGCTCAATACGCTCTTGGTGATGAAGACGGGACCGGCGGCGGCGGCGGCGCAGCTGGACCAGGAGGCGATGGAACAGGCGGCGGCATCGTCGCTCCGATCGAGGAATTGCTCGCTTCGCTACTGGAAGCGATTGAAACGACTGAGCAGCACTTGGCCGGGCTCGGATTCGACATCAGCCGTCTTCGCGGCGCGACGGGGTTTACCCGGATCGAGGCAATGCATGACGCCGTTGAGGCGCTTTACTCATCCGATGCAGCGAAGCGGCGTTACGAAATCATGGCTCGGCAGGTGTTCATCCGGTTCAAGGCGCTCGTGATGGAGCCATCGGTCTTTCAATACGTTGAGCGGCACGACAACATCGAGGCTATCTACAAGAAGTTGGAAGAGCGTCGCGATACGGCCGACGTGACGAGCCTGCTCAAAGAACTGCATCGAATCGTGAACGCGGCCATTGCCGCTCACGGCCTCGGGGGCGATCAGGCGGAGGGGTTGACCGTTGATTTGAGCAAGGTCAATTTCGAACGCCTTCGTGCGGAGTTTGCACGGCGTGCCACGCGACCGCAGACTGCCATCCAGGACATTCGCACCCTTATCGAAGCCAAGCTCCAAGCAATGCTGGCCCGTAACCCGCAACGTATGGACTATTACCGCAAGTACCAGGAGATCATCGCGGACTACAACCGCGAGAAGGACCGGGCAACGGTGGAAGACACCTTTGCTCGATTGCTTGATCTCGCCCAGAACTTGGACGCCGAACAGCAGCGGGCCGTTCGTGAAGGCCTGTCGGAGGACGAGCTCGCGTTATTCGACTTGCTCTATCGCGACGACATCGGGAAAAAGGACCGAGAGCGATTGAAGGTGGCGAGCCGAGACTTGCTCGCTTCCCTTCTCGGCATCCTGAAGGACATGGAGCACTGGACGGCGAACACGAAGACGCAGGCCGAGGTCGAGGTATTCATCCTCGATCGGTTAATCGACTCGTTGCCGGAGCCGCCTTACACGATGCAGGATAAGGAGCAGGCAGCGAAGCGAGTTTATGGTTACGTGTGGCAACGCAGTGCTACCGGGACGCCCTTCGCCCCGGCGGCCGCTTAG